The proteins below are encoded in one region of Sinorhizobium meliloti:
- a CDS encoding shikimate dehydrogenase, translating to MTETLVRSLKAGLIGTGIQASLTPAMHMAEGAAQGIRYDYELIDLNLLGASEKDLPRLLADAERRGFAGLNITHPCKQAVIPYLDELASEARQLGAVNTVVLRSGRRYGHNTDWWGFAEGFRRGLPDADLFSAVQLGAGGAGVATAYAALSLGLQRLVVFDREAGRAQALARMLSPLFPRAEVAAGNDLPSEMRNAAGLIHATPTGMAKYPGLPLDAELLSRSHWVAEIVYFPLETALLREARRRGCKTLDGGGMAVFQAVGAFRLFTGLEPDAARMLGHFRAMTG from the coding sequence ATGACCGAAACGCTTGTGAGATCCTTGAAGGCGGGCCTGATCGGCACCGGCATCCAGGCTTCGCTGACGCCGGCCATGCATATGGCGGAAGGCGCGGCGCAGGGCATTCGCTACGACTACGAGCTGATCGATCTCAACCTGCTAGGGGCGAGCGAGAAGGACCTGCCGCGCTTGCTCGCCGACGCCGAGCGGCGGGGGTTCGCCGGACTCAATATCACCCATCCCTGCAAGCAGGCGGTCATTCCCTATCTCGACGAGCTCGCCTCCGAGGCGCGGCAGCTCGGCGCCGTCAACACGGTCGTCCTCAGAAGCGGACGGCGCTACGGCCACAATACGGACTGGTGGGGCTTTGCCGAAGGCTTCCGGCGCGGCCTGCCGGATGCCGATCTCTTCTCCGCCGTGCAGCTCGGCGCCGGCGGAGCCGGGGTCGCCACGGCCTATGCCGCGCTCTCGCTTGGCTTGCAGCGGCTCGTCGTGTTCGACCGCGAGGCCGGCCGGGCGCAGGCGCTCGCCCGGATGCTCTCCCCTCTCTTTCCGAGAGCCGAGGTGGCGGCCGGCAACGACCTTCCCTCGGAAATGAGAAATGCCGCCGGCCTCATCCACGCGACGCCGACCGGCATGGCGAAATATCCCGGATTGCCGCTCGACGCCGAGCTTCTTTCGCGAAGCCATTGGGTCGCCGAGATCGTCTATTTTCCGCTGGAAACGGCGCTTCTCAGGGAGGCCCGGCGGCGTGGCTGCAAAACGCTCGACGGCGGCGGCATGGCGGTGTTCCAGGCGGTCGGCGCGTTTCGGCTGTTCACCGGGCTTGAACCCGACGCGGCGCGGATGCTCGGCCACTTCAGGGCGATGACCGGCTAA
- a CDS encoding TlpA family protein disulfide reductase, with protein MTTGLYSVSFKEARGNRRLAFAGDLKSFETKAFEAAQQAGTAIVVDVWASWCPTCAAQEPIIEKLTSSPEFSSVTVFKVAFDKQKDVVQALGPQRRSTLI; from the coding sequence TTGACGACCGGTTTGTATAGCGTGTCATTCAAGGAGGCGCGGGGCAACCGGCGGTTGGCGTTCGCCGGCGATCTGAAGTCATTCGAAACCAAAGCCTTCGAAGCGGCCCAGCAGGCGGGCACGGCGATCGTCGTCGACGTTTGGGCGAGCTGGTGCCCGACCTGCGCCGCGCAGGAACCAATTATCGAAAAGCTGACGTCGTCGCCGGAATTCTCGTCCGTAACCGTATTCAAGGTAGCCTTCGACAAGCAGAAGGACGTCGTGCAGGCGCTCGGGCCGCAGCGCCGGTCCACGCTGATCTGA
- a CDS encoding PLP-dependent aminotransferase family protein, which produces MEKEPVRMQLKGTSAAGESLIARVMGTVKHRIAARSLTPGARLPSIRSFALAMKVSKSTVVEAYERLQAEGVIRSRPGSGFFIAAPLAPLTLAEIGPRVDRAVDPLWISRQALEPGEGVLRPGCGWLPPHWMPEEGLRRALRGIARGAAATLVDYGAPLGLLPLRQLLARRVAQHGIEASPDQILLTESGTQAIDLLCRFLLKPGDAVLVDDPCYFNFHALLRAHQARIFGVPYTPSGPDIGRFAEALAEHKPRLYITNSALHNPTGAMLSPLVGHRLLKLAEQAGLTIIEDDIFADFEETPAPRLAAFDGLERVVHIGSFSKTLSAAVRCGFIVAPRDWVEALTDLKIATCFGAAGFSSELVLTLLKNGSYRKHMETVRQRLAGAMAETAQRLARIGITPWIEPQAGMFLWCRLPDGIDAARLARQALARGIVLAPGNVFSHAQTASGFLRFNVAQSEDERLFRELAALTAAA; this is translated from the coding sequence ATGGAGAAAGAGCCAGTACGGATGCAGCTGAAAGGGACGAGTGCCGCGGGCGAAAGCCTGATCGCCAGGGTGATGGGCACGGTGAAGCACCGGATAGCCGCGCGGAGTTTGACGCCCGGCGCGAGGCTGCCGTCCATCCGTTCCTTCGCTTTGGCCATGAAAGTGTCCAAATCTACGGTGGTAGAGGCCTATGAGCGCCTTCAGGCCGAAGGTGTGATCCGCTCGCGGCCGGGTTCGGGCTTCTTCATAGCGGCGCCGCTTGCGCCGCTCACGCTTGCCGAGATCGGCCCGCGCGTGGACCGGGCTGTCGATCCCCTGTGGATCTCGCGCCAGGCCCTGGAGCCGGGGGAGGGGGTACTGAGGCCGGGCTGCGGCTGGCTGCCGCCGCACTGGATGCCGGAGGAAGGATTGCGGCGGGCATTGCGGGGCATCGCACGCGGCGCCGCCGCCACGCTTGTCGACTATGGTGCGCCGCTCGGATTGCTGCCGCTGCGTCAGCTTCTGGCACGGCGCGTGGCGCAGCACGGCATCGAGGCGTCGCCCGATCAGATATTGCTCACCGAATCCGGCACCCAGGCGATTGATCTGCTTTGCCGTTTCCTGCTGAAGCCGGGGGATGCGGTGCTCGTCGACGATCCGTGCTATTTCAATTTCCACGCACTCCTCAGGGCGCATCAGGCAAGAATCTTCGGTGTTCCCTATACACCCAGCGGGCCGGACATCGGCCGCTTCGCCGAAGCGCTCGCAGAGCACAAGCCCCGGCTCTACATCACCAATTCTGCCCTTCACAATCCGACCGGCGCAATGCTGTCGCCGCTTGTCGGCCATCGTCTGCTCAAGCTTGCGGAGCAGGCCGGGCTGACGATCATCGAGGACGATATCTTCGCCGATTTCGAAGAGACGCCGGCGCCGCGCCTTGCGGCTTTCGATGGGCTCGAACGCGTGGTGCACATAGGCAGTTTCTCGAAAACGCTTTCGGCGGCGGTGCGCTGCGGCTTCATCGTGGCTCCTCGCGACTGGGTGGAGGCGTTGACCGACCTCAAGATCGCCACGTGCTTCGGCGCCGCCGGCTTCTCGTCCGAACTGGTGCTGACGCTCCTGAAAAACGGCAGCTATCGCAAGCACATGGAGACGGTGCGCCAGCGCCTGGCAGGGGCCATGGCCGAGACTGCCCAAAGACTCGCGCGGATCGGGATCACGCCCTGGATCGAGCCGCAGGCGGGGATGTTCCTCTGGTGCCGGCTGCCGGATGGCATCGATGCCGCGAGGCTCGCGAGGCAAGCGCTCGCCAGAGGCATCGTGCTCGCGCCGGGAAACGTCTTCAGTCATGCCCAGACGGCCAGCGGCTTCTTGCGCTTCAATGTCGCCCAGTCGGAAGACGAGCGGCTTTTCCGGGAGCTTGCAGCGCTCACGGCCGCTGCCTAG
- a CDS encoding DMT family transporter, with translation MNKAASGWMSGLIGVVIFSGSLPATRVAVMDFDPIFLTVARASIAGILALCLLFAFRERRPARGDLASLAVISLGVVVGFPLMTALALRHVTSAHSIVFIGLLPLATAIFGVLRGGERPRPTFWVFSGLGSAIVVGFAARQGFSASPIGDLLMLAAIVACGLGYAEGAKLSRRLGGWQVICWALVLSLPVMTALMLATMPSSLAGPSAASWLGFGYVSVFSMLIGFIFWYRGLALGGIVAVGQLQLLQPFFGLALASTLLGENVSWSMLAATVAIVACVAGAKKFA, from the coding sequence ATGAACAAGGCAGCGAGCGGCTGGATGAGCGGTTTGATCGGCGTCGTGATCTTTAGCGGCTCGTTGCCCGCGACCCGGGTCGCGGTGATGGACTTCGACCCTATCTTCCTGACCGTAGCACGGGCATCGATTGCGGGAATTCTCGCCTTGTGTCTGCTCTTCGCCTTCCGCGAAAGACGGCCTGCCCGGGGAGATCTCGCATCGCTGGCCGTGATCTCGCTCGGGGTCGTGGTCGGTTTCCCGCTTATGACGGCGCTTGCGCTGCGTCACGTGACCTCCGCCCATTCCATCGTCTTCATCGGCCTCCTGCCGCTTGCGACCGCGATTTTCGGCGTGCTTCGCGGCGGCGAGCGCCCACGCCCGACCTTCTGGGTGTTCTCGGGCCTCGGCAGCGCGATCGTCGTCGGCTTCGCGGCACGGCAGGGCTTTTCCGCCTCGCCGATCGGGGATCTCCTGATGCTCGCGGCCATCGTCGCGTGCGGGCTGGGTTACGCGGAGGGTGCGAAGCTGTCGAGAAGGCTTGGCGGCTGGCAGGTCATTTGCTGGGCCCTCGTCCTCTCCCTTCCGGTTATGACAGCCCTGATGCTGGCCACCATGCCTTCCAGCCTTGCGGGCCCGAGTGCGGCTTCCTGGCTCGGCTTCGGATACGTCTCCGTCTTCAGCATGCTTATCGGCTTCATCTTCTGGTATCGCGGCTTGGCGCTGGGTGGGATAGTGGCGGTCGGCCAATTGCAATTGCTGCAACCCTTCTTCGGTCTGGCGCTGGCTTCGACACTGCTCGGGGAAAATGTGAGCTGGAGCATGCTCGCCGCGACGGTCGCCATCGTCGCCTGCGTCGCCGGCGCGAAAAAATTTGCCTGA
- a CDS encoding RHE_PE00001 family protein, whose protein sequence is MRYEIPDPLDPALLTVLIAAEDGLARLDERAGRHAVAEGFRERGQFFDAAAALWVAGELVHVEDLVLHDSHMDARAPSHELTIAHAVLRARRRLDLADADWALSPPGLSALRGEAGAAVRHDSLNTSALRDDPDETDAPDAADGPIDSSLSDAFAEIDAAIARSARLLDIHAGSAVMAEQPVIETQSSRVEPTGQLGLLFDDDWDETARLDAWRAVLPVADQLPAALGAALLFDAWERIEPLRRQHWLGSLLVGAYLRFRGKVGSHVLAYNTGLKTIRHERRRSKDRLTRLTGFLEAMSAAAELGMKELDRLSLARTQMEMRIRDRRSNSNLPGLIDLVLSRPIVSAPLIARHLGVTPRGALNLVRELGVREMTGRGRYRGWGVL, encoded by the coding sequence ATGAGATATGAGATTCCTGATCCGCTTGACCCGGCGCTGCTGACGGTCCTGATTGCCGCCGAAGACGGGCTCGCCCGGCTCGATGAGCGTGCCGGGCGTCATGCCGTCGCCGAGGGCTTTCGGGAGCGCGGCCAGTTTTTCGATGCGGCGGCGGCCCTTTGGGTCGCCGGTGAACTCGTGCATGTCGAGGATCTGGTTCTACACGACTCGCATATGGACGCGCGCGCTCCGTCGCACGAGCTGACCATCGCGCACGCGGTTCTGCGGGCGCGGCGACGATTGGATCTGGCCGATGCCGACTGGGCCTTGTCGCCGCCTGGGTTGAGCGCGTTGCGCGGCGAAGCGGGGGCGGCCGTCAGGCATGACTCTCTCAACACTTCGGCTCTCCGGGACGATCCGGACGAAACGGATGCGCCCGACGCGGCGGACGGCCCGATCGACAGCTCCCTTTCCGACGCTTTCGCCGAGATCGATGCGGCGATCGCCCGGTCCGCGCGGCTGCTGGACATTCATGCTGGAAGCGCGGTCATGGCAGAACAGCCGGTCATCGAAACGCAGTCGTCGAGAGTGGAGCCGACGGGCCAACTCGGCCTGCTCTTCGATGACGACTGGGATGAGACCGCCCGGCTCGATGCGTGGCGTGCCGTGCTGCCGGTTGCCGACCAGCTGCCCGCCGCGCTTGGGGCTGCCCTTCTTTTCGATGCGTGGGAACGTATTGAGCCGTTGCGCCGGCAGCACTGGCTCGGCTCGCTTCTTGTCGGCGCCTATCTCCGGTTTCGCGGCAAGGTCGGTTCGCACGTGCTCGCCTATAATACGGGCTTGAAGACGATCCGCCACGAGCGTCGACGCTCAAAGGACCGGCTGACGCGTCTCACCGGTTTCCTTGAGGCGATGTCCGCGGCGGCCGAGCTCGGCATGAAGGAACTCGACCGTCTGTCGCTCGCGAGGACACAGATGGAGATGCGGATCAGAGACCGCCGATCGAACAGCAATCTCCCGGGCCTGATCGATCTCGTCCTGTCGCGGCCGATCGTCTCCGCGCCTTTGATCGCGCGCCATCTCGGGGTCACGCCGCGCGGCGCCCTCAATCTCGTGCGCGAACTCGGGGTGCGTGAAATGACGGGCAGGGGGCGCTACCGCGGCTGGGGCGTGCTCTGA
- the repC gene encoding plasmid replication protein RepC: MERGSVTTPFGRRAMTLGMLASQIAAGNVPPDRSVDKWKLFRSLCEAKTVIGVSDRSLAVLNALLSFYPGAELSGENGLVVFPSNAQLSLRTHGMAGTTLRRHLACLVESGLILRRDSPNGKRYARRSRNGAVGEAFGFDLSPLVARADEFKAAAAKLAAAKQYHRLMRERLSLCRRDIAKLLELLRDSDLPTDCEQQQRRYEELSAPLSRKASVSDVETLHDAMAELRTDLSNQLEKLLNSKKMGANDRHNGQHIQSSHPDSQFESEPGLGKGSGKFSAGAQSCNADPVTPKAKLSEVSTRIDSQPPVSSVSPSLPISRLAREIPLPVLLSACPQIADYGPQGRITNWKDLLTAAVVVRTMLNVSTDAYDDACTVLGQENAATVIACILERADCISSPGGYLRVLTARARRQAFSVAPMVAALRRARGASMPLAS, encoded by the coding sequence ATGGAACGTGGAAGTGTGACGACGCCCTTTGGGCGGCGGGCGATGACGCTTGGCATGCTCGCAAGTCAGATCGCCGCCGGTAACGTCCCGCCGGACCGGTCGGTGGACAAGTGGAAATTGTTCCGTTCTCTCTGTGAAGCGAAGACGGTGATCGGCGTGTCCGATCGTTCGCTTGCGGTGTTGAACGCCCTTTTGAGCTTTTATCCAGGAGCCGAGCTCTCGGGCGAAAATGGCCTCGTCGTTTTCCCCTCCAATGCGCAGCTCTCGCTCCGTACCCACGGAATGGCGGGCACGACGCTCCGCCGGCATCTTGCATGCCTCGTGGAATCGGGCCTGATCCTGCGGCGCGACAGCCCGAACGGTAAGCGTTACGCCCGAAGGAGCCGTAATGGAGCGGTGGGCGAAGCCTTCGGATTCGACCTCTCCCCGCTCGTCGCCCGGGCCGATGAGTTCAAAGCCGCCGCTGCCAAACTTGCCGCAGCCAAACAGTATCATCGTCTGATGCGCGAAAGACTGAGCCTCTGCCGGCGCGACATCGCCAAGCTGCTCGAGCTCCTTCGTGACTCTGACCTGCCCACCGACTGCGAGCAGCAGCAACGGAGATATGAGGAATTGTCTGCGCCTCTCTCGCGCAAGGCATCGGTCAGCGACGTCGAGACCCTTCATGACGCTATGGCGGAACTTCGTACGGATCTATCCAATCAATTGGAAAAACTGCTTAATTCCAAAAAAATGGGCGCCAATGATCGCCATAATGGGCAGCACATACAGAGTTCACATCCAGACTCTCAATTTGAATCTGAACCTGGCTTGGGAAAAGGGTCGGGGAAATTTTCGGCCGGCGCCCAAAGCTGCAACGCGGACCCTGTGACACCGAAGGCGAAGCTCTCGGAGGTTTCGACCCGTATCGATTCGCAGCCGCCGGTCAGCTCGGTGTCCCCATCTCTGCCGATCTCCCGCCTCGCCCGGGAAATTCCTCTGCCCGTCCTCCTATCCGCTTGCCCGCAGATCGCCGATTACGGACCACAGGGCCGTATAACGAACTGGAAGGATCTGCTGACCGCTGCAGTCGTCGTCAGAACCATGCTGAACGTGAGCACCGATGCCTATGACGATGCATGCACCGTTCTCGGCCAGGAAAATGCTGCGACCGTCATCGCTTGCATCCTGGAGAGAGCCGATTGCATAAGTTCGCCAGGCGGCTATCTTCGGGTTCTTACCGCGAGAGCACGGCGCCAGGCTTTCTCGGTTGCTCCGATGGTCGCTGCACTGAGGCGCGCGCGAGGGGCAAGCATGCCGCTTGCGAGTTGA
- the repB gene encoding plasmid partitioning protein RepB: protein MARKNLIGISESPLAPEDGERPAVGRPIAGLAPAQRSTGLVGGITRSLSNITQKVERAEELERQLAEGRAIVELDPELIDSSFIIDRLGVAPDVQAMLVQQIRDHGQQVPILVRPHPAESGRYQVAYGHRRLAALREIGIKVKAVIRNLNDEQLVISQGQENNARTDLSFIERALFATRLEDRGFSRDTIMSALGVDKAALSKMIAVVRRLPLDIIEAIGAAPGFGRRRWMEFADLIDRDDRRPKALDFIETAAFKALESDQRFEKLFALLSLARKPSKAETWIAPDRIRAVRIRETDAETTLAFSKKAAPGFAEFVRQRLEALYLEYQRETGD from the coding sequence ATGGCGCGCAAGAACCTGATCGGCATTTCCGAGAGCCCCCTCGCCCCCGAAGACGGGGAGCGCCCGGCCGTCGGTCGTCCGATCGCAGGCCTTGCGCCCGCCCAGCGCTCCACTGGCCTCGTCGGCGGCATCACCAGATCCCTCTCGAACATCACCCAGAAGGTCGAGCGAGCGGAGGAATTGGAGCGCCAGCTTGCCGAGGGGCGCGCAATCGTCGAACTGGACCCGGAGCTGATCGATTCCTCTTTCATCATCGATAGGCTGGGTGTCGCCCCCGACGTTCAGGCCATGCTGGTTCAGCAGATCCGGGACCACGGACAACAGGTTCCGATCCTCGTGCGGCCGCATCCGGCGGAGAGCGGCCGATATCAGGTCGCCTACGGCCACAGGCGGCTTGCGGCATTGCGCGAGATCGGCATCAAGGTCAAGGCAGTCATCCGGAACTTGAACGACGAGCAACTCGTCATTTCCCAGGGGCAGGAAAACAACGCCCGCACCGACCTCTCCTTCATAGAGCGAGCGTTGTTCGCAACGCGTCTTGAAGATCGCGGCTTCTCGCGGGACACGATCATGTCGGCCCTCGGAGTCGACAAGGCGGCCCTCTCCAAGATGATCGCCGTCGTCCGCCGATTGCCGTTGGACATCATCGAAGCCATCGGTGCCGCGCCGGGTTTCGGCAGGAGACGATGGATGGAATTTGCCGATCTCATCGACCGCGATGACCGGCGTCCGAAGGCATTGGATTTCATCGAGACGGCCGCGTTCAAGGCGCTGGAGAGCGATCAGCGTTTCGAAAAGCTATTTGCCTTGCTGAGCCTAGCCAGGAAGCCCTCAAAGGCGGAAACCTGGATTGCTCCGGACAGGATCCGCGCCGTGCGTATTCGCGAAACGGATGCGGAAACGACGCTGGCCTTCAGCAAGAAGGCGGCACCGGGCTTTGCAGAATTCGTGAGGCAGAGGCTCGAAGCGCTCTACCTCGAATATCAACGGGAAACAGGAGACTAA
- the repA gene encoding plasmid partitioning protein RepA, whose amino-acid sequence MQQRIQSLEEQEHLPSLLSADAQELAHQLQEHQKKIFSPSAQKTMRLFSPAEAAAFIGIGEGYLRQIASEGHGPQPLSNGRRMYAMEDIDRIRRVLDEGSKTGKYIPHRRPGEKLQVVSVMNFKGGSGKTTTSAHLAQYLALRGYRVLAIDLDPQASLSALFGHQPELDVGEGETLYGAIRYEAPRPIAEVVRSTYTANLHLIPGNLELMEFEHETPKAMIAGSTETMFFARIGEVLSEIESFYDIVVIDCPPQLGFLTMSALCAATSVLITVHPQMLDVMSMSQFLSMTSELMAVVENAGGRTSYDWMRYLVTRFEPNDGPQSQMTGFMRAIFGNRMLQNAMVKSTAISDAGVTKQTLYEVERSQFIRGTYDRAMDSLSLVNAEIEEMIRRVWGRK is encoded by the coding sequence TTGCAGCAGAGAATCCAGAGTCTTGAGGAGCAGGAGCATTTGCCGTCGCTCTTGTCTGCCGACGCTCAGGAACTCGCACACCAGTTGCAGGAGCATCAAAAGAAGATCTTTTCTCCGTCGGCGCAAAAGACGATGCGGCTCTTCAGCCCGGCAGAGGCAGCGGCCTTCATCGGAATCGGCGAAGGCTATCTGCGCCAGATCGCCTCAGAAGGCCATGGTCCGCAGCCGCTGTCAAACGGCCGCCGCATGTATGCGATGGAGGACATCGACCGTATCCGCCGGGTTCTCGACGAAGGCAGCAAGACCGGCAAATATATTCCGCATCGTCGACCGGGCGAAAAGCTGCAAGTCGTCTCCGTCATGAATTTCAAAGGTGGTTCGGGCAAGACGACGACATCCGCTCACCTCGCGCAGTATCTCGCCTTGCGCGGCTATCGGGTGCTGGCGATCGATCTCGATCCGCAGGCCTCGCTCTCCGCCCTCTTCGGTCATCAGCCGGAACTGGACGTCGGCGAAGGGGAAACACTCTATGGCGCGATACGCTACGAGGCCCCCCGGCCGATCGCGGAGGTGGTGCGATCGACCTATACCGCCAATCTTCACCTCATTCCGGGCAATCTCGAGCTCATGGAATTCGAGCACGAGACTCCGAAGGCGATGATCGCGGGCTCCACCGAGACCATGTTCTTCGCGCGGATCGGCGAGGTGCTTTCCGAAATCGAGAGCTTCTACGACATCGTCGTCATCGACTGCCCGCCGCAGCTCGGCTTTCTGACCATGTCGGCGCTTTGCGCCGCGACCTCCGTGCTCATCACCGTGCACCCGCAGATGCTCGACGTCATGTCGATGTCCCAGTTCCTGTCGATGACGAGCGAGCTCATGGCCGTTGTCGAGAATGCCGGCGGGCGCACCAGCTATGACTGGATGCGCTATCTGGTCACGCGCTTCGAGCCCAACGACGGACCGCAGAGCCAGATGACCGGTTTCATGCGCGCGATCTTCGGCAACCGCATGCTGCAGAACGCGATGGTGAAATCGACCGCAATTTCCGACGCCGGCGTCACCAAGCAGACGCTCTATGAAGTGGAGCGCTCGCAATTCATACGCGGTACCTACGACCGGGCGATGGATTCGCTCTCGCTCGTCAATGCGGAGATCGAAGAGATGATCCGCAGGGTCTGGGGGAGGAAGTAA
- the hutC gene encoding histidine utilization repressor, producing MSLHQRILSEVEGHILSGDWPPGYRIPFEHELTEQYGCSRMTVNKALSELVKRGLIERRRKSGSYVSFPQVQSAVMEIHDVKREVQSLGLDYAYRLGERAVRKMRAGDEGRIDLPVSSRLLDVTCRHFAGGRVFCLEERVINLSAVPEAETETFETAAPGSWLLGKVPWSTAEHRIRAVAASRPTAQALEIAVGAACLVIERRTWSGGVPVTSVLLTYPGDRHELVAEFAPSAPA from the coding sequence CTGTCGCTGCATCAGAGAATTCTGAGCGAGGTCGAGGGCCACATTCTTTCCGGCGACTGGCCGCCGGGGTACCGCATTCCTTTCGAGCACGAACTCACGGAGCAATACGGCTGTTCGCGAATGACCGTGAACAAGGCCCTGAGCGAACTCGTGAAGCGGGGACTGATCGAGCGGCGGCGCAAGTCCGGAAGCTATGTCAGCTTTCCGCAGGTCCAATCCGCGGTGATGGAGATTCACGACGTCAAGCGGGAGGTACAGTCCCTTGGGCTCGACTACGCCTACCGTCTCGGCGAGCGAGCGGTGCGCAAGATGCGTGCCGGCGATGAGGGGCGCATCGATCTGCCTGTATCGTCGCGGCTTCTCGATGTTACCTGCCGCCATTTTGCCGGCGGCCGCGTTTTCTGCCTCGAGGAGCGGGTGATCAATCTTTCGGCGGTGCCGGAAGCCGAAACCGAGACGTTCGAGACCGCCGCCCCGGGCTCGTGGCTGCTCGGCAAGGTGCCGTGGAGCACCGCGGAGCATCGCATAAGGGCCGTCGCGGCAAGTCGCCCGACGGCACAGGCGCTCGAAATTGCGGTCGGTGCGGCCTGTCTCGTCATCGAGCGCCGGACCTGGAGCGGCGGCGTACCGGTCACCAGCGTGCTGCTCACCTATCCCGGAGATCGCCACGAACTCGTCGCGGAGTTCGCGCCGAGCGCGCCCGCATAG